One genomic segment of Candidatus Bathyarchaeota archaeon includes these proteins:
- a CDS encoding tRNA (guanine(10)-N(2))-dimethyltransferase: protein MHAVYARRCSRTVTKKVYTPDFPSEIIHEGKADMLVPKLDEYTTEPSEFAPSKAPVFYNPVMEFNRDLSVLVFQTFQRMLNREVSICEPLTSQGIRAIRYAKEIDGVKSVLAGDINRHAYALAKHNITLNGVEDKVTIRRKDANCTLDANASPKKRFDIVDLDPFGTPVPFIAAAIRALRNKGLLASTATDLAPLCGVHAKACLRKYGAKPLRTEYCHELAIRFLAGCTASLAAKHDIGIKPLFCHSSDHYIRLYSQISYGAKKADESIKNLGYILHCFNCMHREVAQKLFGCLTCPECGARMDYAGPLWTGNLWDSSFCEALILESKKVSLGTSLRISKLLAQTVQEANAPITYYVVDRLSGKFDLPSVSNQAYLTALHNAGYSAVLSHFNTRGIRTTAPAKEMKKVLRELTNNCKK from the coding sequence TTGCATGCGGTTTATGCCAGAAGGTGCAGCAGAACGGTAACCAAAAAAGTTTACACGCCAGATTTTCCCTCAGAAATCATCCATGAAGGCAAAGCGGACATGCTGGTTCCTAAACTTGACGAGTACACAACCGAACCATCCGAGTTTGCACCCTCCAAAGCGCCAGTGTTTTACAATCCTGTGATGGAGTTTAACCGTGACCTGTCAGTGCTGGTATTCCAAACCTTCCAGCGTATGCTAAACCGTGAAGTCAGCATTTGCGAGCCACTCACCAGCCAGGGCATCCGTGCAATCCGCTACGCCAAAGAAATAGACGGCGTAAAATCCGTGCTTGCAGGCGACATTAACAGGCATGCTTACGCATTAGCTAAGCACAACATCACCCTAAACGGCGTTGAGGATAAAGTAACAATCCGCAGAAAAGACGCAAACTGCACCCTTGACGCCAACGCCTCACCAAAAAAACGCTTTGACATCGTCGACCTTGACCCGTTTGGGACACCTGTGCCCTTCATTGCCGCAGCAATTCGCGCTCTACGCAACAAAGGACTTTTAGCATCCACAGCAACAGACCTTGCACCTCTCTGTGGAGTCCATGCCAAAGCTTGCCTACGCAAATACGGCGCCAAACCTTTACGCACCGAATACTGCCACGAGCTTGCAATTAGGTTTTTGGCAGGCTGCACCGCATCGCTGGCGGCTAAGCATGACATCGGCATCAAACCGCTGTTCTGCCACAGCAGCGACCACTACATCCGCCTCTACAGCCAAATCAGCTATGGAGCAAAAAAAGCTGATGAATCCATAAAAAACCTCGGCTACATCCTACACTGCTTCAACTGCATGCATCGAGAAGTAGCCCAGAAACTCTTTGGATGTCTAACCTGTCCTGAATGTGGTGCAAGAATGGATTATGCAGGACCACTCTGGACGGGAAACCTTTGGGACAGCTCATTTTGCGAGGCGCTGATTTTGGAGAGCAAGAAGGTTTCGCTTGGAACCAGCCTGCGAATAAGCAAGCTCTTAGCCCAAACCGTTCAGGAAGCCAATGCACCCATCACATACTACGTTGTTGACCGATTAAGCGGAAAATTTGACTTACCCTCCGTATCCAACCAAGCATACCTGACCGCACTGCACAACGCAGGTTACTCAGCAGTCCTGTCACATTTCAACACACGCGGCATAAGAACCACTGCGCCAGCAAAAGAAATGAAAAAAGTGCTCAGGGAACTTACAAATAACTGCAAAAAATAG
- a CDS encoding NAD(P)-dependent oxidoreductase, translating to MKILITGAFGNIGKAVIEESCKRGHEVAVFEVENKKTRKDAKKYHKKIETVVFGDIRNFEDVKAAVLDCDAVIHLAAIIPPASKKHRELTMDVNYGGTVNLIEAIKETKRAIPFIFTSSASVMGATQLQDKLVDRNDPLVVTGNYEESKIKCEQFLKEKADSYLIFRLAGVLPNFSIFAMARALPLLEEIFDMHPDMRLEMIMDADVATALVAGAEKLKAGTTQKNQAYILGGGEKNGWQLRGGEFLSRLFGALSLSVPDPKYFTDDINTYHLDWYDTKVAQEEFDFQNHTSEDYFNHVKKQFGLFKVFIVLFRKSIMSKIEKTSPYYDKANQQPTKK from the coding sequence ATGAAAATACTCATCACGGGTGCTTTTGGAAACATCGGCAAAGCAGTAATTGAAGAATCATGTAAACGCGGTCATGAAGTAGCCGTGTTTGAAGTAGAAAACAAAAAAACCCGCAAAGACGCCAAGAAGTATCACAAAAAAATTGAAACTGTGGTTTTTGGGGACATCAGAAATTTTGAGGATGTTAAAGCAGCGGTTTTGGATTGTGATGCGGTGATTCATCTTGCAGCGATAATTCCTCCTGCCTCAAAAAAACACCGTGAACTCACCATGGACGTTAATTATGGCGGCACAGTAAACCTGATTGAGGCAATCAAAGAGACAAAACGGGCAATCCCCTTTATTTTTACTTCATCAGCAAGCGTGATGGGTGCTACTCAACTGCAGGATAAACTGGTTGACCGCAATGACCCCTTGGTTGTCACGGGAAATTATGAGGAATCAAAAATTAAATGCGAACAGTTCCTCAAAGAAAAAGCGGACAGCTATCTCATTTTTAGGCTTGCAGGTGTGCTCCCTAATTTTTCCATCTTTGCCATGGCACGTGCGCTTCCTTTGCTGGAGGAGATTTTTGATATGCACCCAGATATGCGGCTTGAGATGATAATGGATGCAGATGTCGCAACCGCCTTAGTTGCTGGAGCTGAAAAGCTGAAAGCGGGCACTACACAGAAAAATCAAGCGTATATTCTGGGTGGCGGAGAAAAAAATGGTTGGCAGCTAAGAGGGGGCGAATTTTTGTCGCGTTTGTTTGGGGCGCTGTCGCTTTCTGTGCCTGACCCAAAATACTTCACTGATGACATTAACACGTATCATTTGGACTGGTATGACACCAAAGTGGCGCAGGAAGAATTTGATTTTCAGAATCACACCAGCGAGGATTACTTTAACCATGTTAAGAAGCAATTTGGACTTTTCAAAGTATTCATTGTGCTGTTCCGCAAAAGTATAATGTCAAAAATCGAGAAAACCTCACCTTATTACGATAAAGCAAATCAGCAACCGACAAAAAAATAA
- a CDS encoding cupin, producing MKYTLLYTDSQGESHFKNVEVAFESVNFAPPAPPVELSNYTEASRLVFFRTAKGWFGDWHPAPKKQFFCCLSGSFEIIASDGEVRVFHTGDVFLLEDTSGKGHKSRTIGDEDFTAAIIQL from the coding sequence TTGAAATATACCCTGCTTTACACTGACAGTCAAGGTGAATCTCATTTCAAAAATGTTGAAGTCGCTTTTGAATCCGTGAATTTTGCGCCCCCAGCACCACCCGTAGAGCTCTCCAACTACACAGAAGCCAGCCGACTTGTCTTTTTCAGAACCGCCAAGGGCTGGTTTGGCGATTGGCACCCTGCACCCAAAAAGCAGTTTTTCTGCTGCCTCTCTGGATCGTTTGAAATTATCGCGAGTGATGGTGAAGTTCGGGTTTTCCATACAGGTGACGTGTTTCTGCTTGAGGACACTTCGGGGAAAGGGCATAAAAGCCGAACCATCGGCGACGAAGACTTCACCGCAGCAATCATACAACTATGA
- a CDS encoding amino acid permease, with product MQDKKISVKVATAVGLGAIIGAGIFVLSGTAIALAGSASLIAFVIVGVIALIVALELGELGSIMPQAEGGSYSYAYEAFGSELGFVTGIMLYFAYASSIAPIALGFGSYLTSLLGVSSNVYPTVFAIALILVLAVVNILGVSKAAKADFALVIVKIGILLLFIVFALLFAFGNGDTISNNFTSGFQSANVGSIFAASVVIFFAYSGFQAISTITKDVKGGGAGAAKAIVSSVVISMVLYILVVVALLFLMPASQYGISSDPLSFALRTAGAPGWLFTVVSIGALIATTSAALAMIMGSSRVLYQIGTDKLLPKIVRKYNEKRDVAVNGVIISAAIGIVMLFSGDIYVMASISNFGILFCYLIASFALVHFRRKKAPAGFKVPLYPVLPIIAIGGLIALLIGMPQEALVIGIAMILVLITVYYVLVEAESRKVEKIEIFN from the coding sequence TTGCAGGACAAGAAGATTAGCGTTAAAGTAGCAACCGCAGTTGGGTTAGGCGCAATCATAGGCGCAGGCATTTTTGTCCTCAGTGGAACCGCCATAGCCCTCGCGGGTTCAGCATCGCTTATCGCGTTTGTCATTGTCGGCGTGATTGCCTTAATTGTCGCGTTGGAGTTGGGCGAGCTCGGCTCAATTATGCCTCAAGCAGAAGGAGGCTCCTACTCATATGCTTACGAAGCATTTGGCAGTGAACTGGGCTTTGTAACAGGCATAATGCTCTACTTCGCGTATGCCTCTTCAATCGCGCCCATCGCGTTAGGGTTCGGCTCATATTTAACCAGTTTACTCGGCGTGAGCAGCAATGTTTACCCAACTGTTTTCGCGATAGCTCTGATTCTGGTTCTTGCCGTCGTGAACATTTTAGGCGTCAGTAAAGCCGCCAAAGCCGACTTCGCCCTTGTCATTGTAAAAATCGGCATACTACTCCTTTTCATTGTGTTTGCTCTGCTTTTCGCTTTCGGCAACGGTGACACAATATCCAACAATTTCACCTCAGGCTTCCAATCAGCAAATGTGGGTTCTATATTCGCGGCTAGCGTCGTGATTTTCTTTGCCTACTCAGGCTTCCAAGCAATTTCCACCATTACAAAGGATGTTAAAGGCGGCGGCGCAGGAGCAGCAAAAGCTATCGTTTCATCGGTTGTTATCAGTATGGTGCTCTATATTTTGGTGGTTGTTGCGCTTCTGTTTCTGATGCCCGCCAGCCAATACGGTATATCCTCTGACCCGCTCTCCTTTGCCTTACGCACTGCAGGAGCACCAGGCTGGCTCTTCACCGTTGTCTCCATTGGTGCTTTGATTGCCACAACCTCTGCGGCGTTGGCTATGATTATGGGTTCCTCACGTGTGCTCTATCAAATCGGCACCGACAAACTACTGCCTAAAATCGTGCGCAAATACAATGAGAAACGGGACGTGGCGGTTAATGGCGTGATTATCTCAGCAGCAATTGGGATTGTGATGCTTTTTTCAGGTGACATCTACGTGATGGCATCAATTAGCAACTTTGGCATCCTCTTCTGTTACCTTATCGCCAGTTTTGCGCTGGTTCACTTCCGACGCAAAAAAGCCCCCGCAGGCTTCAAAGTGCCACTCTACCCAGTATTGCCCATAATTGCCATCGGCGGCTTAATCGCCCTACTTATCGGCATGCCCCAAGAGGCGTTGGTGATTGGGATTGCAATGATTCTGGTGCTGATTACGGTTTATTACGTGCTGGTTGAGGCGGAATCACGTAAAGTGGAAAAAATCGAAATATTCAACTAA
- a CDS encoding methyltransferase domain-containing protein, with protein sequence MAQPKNYVWDAQDYQKNSSNQYRWAQELIPKLHLNGNETLLDIGCGDGKITAEIAKHLPNGKVVGIDSSQEMIILAQTSFPNITFQHADARNLPFQDEFDRVFSNAALHWILDQKRVLASVFHSLKSGGSLLFQMGGKGNAKDILALFDEMLLEDAWLGFFEGFTFPYAFLDATEYRELLVDAGLVPVRVELIPKTMKLVGAEGLAGWIRTTWLPYTERVPAGLRDSFVMELVKCYLKTHPETADGEVTLDMVRLEVEAKKP encoded by the coding sequence ATGGCACAGCCAAAAAATTATGTTTGGGACGCACAAGATTACCAAAAAAACAGTAGTAACCAGTATAGATGGGCACAAGAACTCATACCCAAACTGCACCTCAACGGAAACGAAACCCTGCTCGACATCGGCTGTGGAGACGGCAAAATCACCGCAGAAATCGCCAAGCACCTGCCCAACGGCAAAGTAGTAGGCATAGACAGCTCTCAAGAGATGATAATTCTCGCCCAAACAAGCTTCCCAAACATTACCTTTCAACATGCAGATGCAAGAAACCTCCCCTTCCAAGATGAATTTGACAGGGTTTTCTCCAATGCGGCGCTACATTGGATACTGGACCAAAAACGTGTTCTCGCAAGCGTTTTTCACAGTCTCAAATCAGGCGGTAGCCTTCTTTTTCAGATGGGCGGCAAAGGCAATGCAAAAGATATCTTGGCATTATTTGATGAGATGTTGCTGGAAGATGCATGGCTGGGCTTTTTTGAAGGCTTCACGTTTCCCTACGCCTTTCTTGACGCTACAGAATATCGCGAGTTGCTGGTTGATGCGGGGTTGGTGCCTGTTCGGGTGGAGCTTATCCCCAAAACAATGAAACTCGTGGGCGCAGAGGGGCTGGCGGGTTGGATACGTACCACATGGTTGCCCTACACGGAGAGGGTTCCAGCGGGACTGCGTGACTCATTTGTTATGGAGCTTGTCAAGTGTTACCTAAAAACTCACCCTGAAACTGCAGACGGCGAAGTAACCCTTGACATGGTTCGGTTGGAAGTTGAAGCAAAAAAACCCTAA
- the endA gene encoding tRNA-intron lyase, which translates to MSETKKPAPVEFKTSGALTKKGIKITEQNSIDALSNRGYGTLEGEEFTLAFYEALYLLDKGMLEVKNPQGSILNFQDILQVYGQTNENAWVNYLVYRDLRGRGYVVREGFGLGTSFRVYERGTYGKDSASHLVLGLQEGKPLPIELIADVMTQCQSQKKELIVAVMNRRGEIVYYSVSQLNFK; encoded by the coding sequence ATGAGCGAAACCAAAAAACCTGCACCAGTCGAATTCAAAACCAGCGGTGCCCTAACCAAAAAAGGCATAAAAATAACCGAACAAAACAGCATCGACGCACTATCAAATCGTGGATATGGAACCCTCGAAGGTGAAGAATTCACGCTTGCATTTTATGAGGCACTGTACCTGCTCGATAAGGGTATGCTAGAAGTGAAAAACCCGCAAGGCAGCATTTTAAATTTTCAAGATATCCTGCAGGTTTATGGACAAACAAATGAGAATGCTTGGGTTAACTACTTGGTTTATCGGGATTTGCGTGGACGCGGATATGTTGTTCGTGAAGGCTTTGGTTTAGGTACAAGTTTTCGGGTTTACGAGCGGGGCACTTATGGAAAGGATTCGGCGTCGCATCTGGTTTTGGGGTTGCAGGAAGGCAAACCCTTGCCGATTGAGTTAATTGCGGATGTGATGACGCAGTGTCAAAGCCAAAAAAAGGAGTTAATTGTAGCGGTTATGAACCGACGCGGAGAAATCGTGTATTACTCGGTTTCCCAATTAAACTTCAAGTGA
- the mtnA gene encoding S-methyl-5-thioribose-1-phosphate isomerase, producing the protein MRMIKWENGTVTTPDQTKLPLQEVTLHLKTVEEMAEAIKVLRVRGAPLLGAAAAFGIALGAQNSKAQTTQQLLADLETAGKLIKAQRPTAVNLFWGVDRVLGVARSFSGSIEELKKAVIVEAQKIADEDATQNYAMGKNGAALIKDGDTILTHCNAGELATVEYGTALGVIRAAWAEGKKIKVIADETRPLLQGARLTAYELKRDGIPVTLITDNMAAHVMSKGMVDLVVVGADRIVQDAVFNKIGTYGVAVLAHEHGIPFYVAAPKSTFDLTRKAEDVEIEQRKPDEVTHVGCQQTAPEGVAVYNPAFDATPLKYVAGIITEEGIYTQKDFENFKQ; encoded by the coding sequence ATGCGCATGATAAAATGGGAAAACGGCACAGTAACCACCCCTGACCAAACCAAACTGCCCCTCCAAGAAGTCACCTTGCACCTCAAAACCGTAGAGGAAATGGCAGAAGCCATCAAAGTGCTACGCGTCCGAGGCGCTCCACTTTTAGGTGCAGCCGCAGCATTTGGCATCGCGTTAGGTGCCCAAAACTCAAAAGCCCAAACCACCCAGCAACTACTTGCAGATTTAGAAACAGCAGGTAAACTTATCAAGGCACAGAGGCCAACTGCTGTGAACCTGTTTTGGGGTGTTGACCGCGTGTTAGGTGTTGCAAGAAGCTTTTCAGGTTCAATTGAAGAATTAAAAAAAGCCGTTATTGTTGAAGCCCAAAAAATCGCTGACGAAGACGCAACACAAAACTATGCAATGGGCAAAAACGGTGCAGCCCTCATCAAAGACGGCGACACAATCCTTACCCACTGTAACGCAGGCGAACTTGCCACCGTCGAGTACGGCACCGCTTTGGGCGTTATCCGTGCCGCATGGGCGGAAGGCAAAAAAATCAAAGTCATCGCCGACGAAACCCGCCCCCTGCTTCAAGGTGCAAGACTCACCGCTTACGAACTTAAACGCGACGGCATACCCGTCACCTTAATCACTGACAACATGGCCGCACACGTTATGAGCAAAGGTATGGTTGATTTGGTTGTTGTGGGCGCTGACCGCATTGTACAAGATGCTGTCTTCAACAAAATCGGCACTTACGGTGTTGCGGTTCTTGCGCATGAACATGGCATTCCCTTCTATGTTGCAGCTCCAAAATCCACTTTTGACTTAACCCGCAAAGCCGAAGATGTTGAAATTGAACAGCGTAAACCTGATGAGGTTACGCATGTGGGTTGCCAACAGACTGCGCCTGAGGGTGTCGCGGTGTATAATCCCGCGTTTGATGCGACTCCGCTTAAGTATGTTGCGGGTATCATAACTGAAGAGGGCATTTATACACAAAAAGACTTTGAAAACTTTAAGCAATAA
- a CDS encoding phosphoribosyltransferase family protein, producing MSTHAEDLKLRLMTIELLRTAKYKRNITYRELATKTGLPVTVLSRYAKGHVLPNTSRAKTLWKVLTKLVGLEAELRSRIKFDDLGYFDNTEIVGDYNILQQAANHALANFAGKRVTKILTAATDGIPLATMVANALGVNLVVAKRNKEVGVKSFLEETYILGKDSGVTVTLFIPKDAIKKRDSVLVVDDMIKNGDTQEALVLLVKKSKAELSGIFSLISVGEEWKKRLKYGEQSPVEVVTALKSPFDNS from the coding sequence TTGAGCACTCACGCAGAAGACCTAAAACTCAGATTAATGACTATTGAACTTCTTCGAACAGCAAAATACAAACGAAACATAACCTACCGTGAACTAGCAACCAAAACAGGCTTGCCGGTCACAGTACTGAGCCGCTACGCTAAAGGTCACGTGTTACCCAACACCAGCAGAGCCAAAACCCTCTGGAAAGTGCTCACTAAACTTGTCGGCTTAGAAGCTGAACTGCGAAGCCGCATAAAATTCGACGACCTCGGCTACTTTGACAACACCGAAATCGTCGGCGACTACAACATATTGCAGCAAGCCGCAAACCATGCACTCGCCAACTTCGCAGGTAAACGAGTAACAAAAATCCTCACCGCCGCAACTGACGGCATACCCCTGGCAACAATGGTTGCAAACGCGTTAGGCGTAAACCTTGTAGTTGCAAAACGTAACAAGGAAGTCGGTGTTAAATCGTTCCTTGAAGAAACATACATTTTAGGCAAGGATTCAGGCGTAACCGTTACCTTGTTTATTCCAAAAGATGCCATCAAAAAACGTGACAGCGTGCTTGTCGTCGATGACATGATTAAAAACGGCGACACTCAAGAAGCCCTTGTTCTGCTGGTTAAAAAATCCAAGGCAGAACTCTCCGGTATCTTCTCGCTGATTTCCGTGGGTGAAGAATGGAAAAAACGACTAAAATATGGCGAACAATCCCCTGTCGAAGTTGTTACTGCCCTCAAATCACCCTTTGACAATTCCTAA
- a CDS encoding 4Fe-4S binding protein, with protein sequence MSMLKKAAKNILKKPATIKYPYEKAKVAEGFRGEPSLDYDTCSGCGICSRECPAQAIIMGEIEGKKRPTILLDRCIFCYHCAEICPKKAIKRTEVFELAALDKSSLKLKPQHQNKGT encoded by the coding sequence ATGAGCATGCTAAAAAAAGCAGCAAAAAACATTCTAAAAAAACCCGCAACAATCAAATACCCCTACGAAAAAGCCAAAGTCGCCGAGGGTTTCAGAGGTGAACCCAGCTTAGATTATGATACATGCAGTGGCTGTGGAATTTGCAGTAGAGAGTGCCCCGCGCAAGCCATCATTATGGGTGAAATCGAAGGCAAAAAGCGCCCCACAATTCTGCTGGACCGCTGTATTTTTTGTTATCACTGTGCGGAGATTTGCCCAAAAAAAGCCATCAAACGAACAGAGGTTTTTGAGTTGGCAGCCCTTGACAAATCCAGCCTAAAACTAAAACCCCAGCATCAAAATAAAGGAACATGA
- a CDS encoding B12-binding domain-containing radical SAM protein — MASPLGVKIVLTASATEMSDFFNNPFIAFSGGFGKGPIPLGFVRKTLYPPVERRTNGRAVYAPYGLRKVEAMLLEAGFTENEVAVVHPEDLEAFVGPETKVLGISSMDPTGMGYVSKTYSNIIGGGEPMNAIEFYKLVMHPAIKKYKPTIIVGGFGAWQLERKGVSEIYGVNTVILGGKPQPIVEAFKKAVNGEKLSHIVKADESLATWNYNETMPKVKHAGIHGEVEISKGCGRNCQFCTPTMQSKIDVPLEKIMDEVALTVNEGSDHVTLITEDLFLYGTHDKTFVPNREAVVELARSVANYPGVNSIQVSHMSLAPVVKDPVMVKEIAEAWIDKSWFSLNKKNIITAETGIETGSPRLMEKYMAGKMLPYKPSQWQEVVTEACGILNDNDWYPLATLIIGLPDEKEEDMLQTLELMDKLKGYNAFYVPLFFVPLENCVLMNKKGAGMDSLSKARWDFFIKCWEYNIKIWKPTFLENRIKNPAIYKAVDQALIPAFGKVMGLYYGRTRGEQLKQAFWTLSAPTGVLMQKEKENKI, encoded by the coding sequence GTGGCTTCACCCTTAGGCGTAAAAATTGTGCTCACCGCGTCAGCTACAGAAATGAGCGACTTTTTCAATAATCCATTCATTGCCTTTTCAGGAGGATTCGGCAAAGGACCCATCCCCCTAGGCTTTGTACGAAAAACCCTTTACCCACCAGTAGAACGCAGAACAAACGGCAGAGCCGTATATGCACCCTACGGGCTACGAAAAGTTGAAGCAATGCTTCTAGAAGCAGGCTTTACCGAAAACGAGGTTGCTGTGGTTCACCCCGAAGACCTTGAAGCTTTTGTAGGACCAGAAACCAAAGTCCTCGGCATATCCTCCATGGACCCAACCGGCATGGGGTACGTAAGCAAAACCTACTCAAACATTATCGGCGGTGGCGAACCCATGAACGCCATCGAATTCTACAAACTCGTTATGCATCCAGCCATCAAAAAGTACAAACCCACAATTATCGTAGGCGGATTTGGCGCATGGCAACTTGAACGCAAAGGAGTATCTGAAATCTACGGCGTAAACACGGTTATTTTAGGCGGCAAACCCCAACCCATAGTTGAAGCATTCAAAAAAGCTGTCAACGGCGAAAAACTGTCCCATATAGTCAAAGCTGACGAATCCTTAGCTACTTGGAATTATAACGAAACCATGCCCAAAGTTAAGCATGCAGGTATTCATGGTGAAGTAGAAATCAGCAAAGGCTGCGGCAGAAACTGCCAATTCTGCACTCCAACAATGCAAAGCAAAATTGATGTACCCTTGGAGAAAATCATGGATGAAGTCGCTCTAACCGTTAATGAGGGAAGCGACCATGTTACATTAATCACTGAAGACCTGTTTTTGTATGGCACTCACGACAAAACGTTTGTACCAAACAGGGAAGCCGTGGTTGAGCTTGCAAGAAGCGTCGCCAATTATCCTGGCGTGAACAGCATTCAAGTTTCTCACATGTCACTGGCACCTGTTGTCAAGGACCCCGTGATGGTTAAAGAAATTGCTGAAGCGTGGATAGATAAAAGCTGGTTTAGCCTAAATAAAAAGAATATTATTACTGCGGAAACAGGTATCGAAACGGGTAGTCCACGCCTCATGGAGAAGTACATGGCGGGTAAAATGTTGCCGTATAAGCCTTCACAGTGGCAGGAAGTGGTCACAGAGGCGTGTGGTATTCTAAACGATAACGATTGGTACCCCTTGGCAACTCTAATTATTGGTTTGCCTGATGAAAAAGAAGAAGATATGCTCCAGACACTTGAACTCATGGATAAACTCAAAGGTTACAACGCCTTCTACGTGCCCCTCTTCTTTGTTCCACTAGAAAACTGTGTTCTAATGAATAAGAAAGGTGCAGGCATGGACTCCCTTAGTAAAGCCCGCTGGGACTTCTTTATCAAATGCTGGGAATACAACATTAAAATCTGGAAACCAACCTTCTTAGAAAACCGCATCAAAAACCCCGCTATCTACAAAGCCGTTGACCAAGCATTGATTCCAGCGTTTGGAAAAGTTATGGGATTATACTATGGCAGGACCCGTGGCGAACAACTAAAACAGGCATTCTGGACGCTTAGCGCACCAACTGGCGTGCTGATGCAAAAAGAGAAAGAAAATAAAATTTAA
- a CDS encoding tRNA (adenine-N1)-methyltransferase, which translates to MTRTISEGDNVLVYLDARRTYMIKVKSGETFHTHKGYIKLSELIGKPYGEPLKSSLGITFTTLDPQLTDYIMKSSRNTQIIYPKDAALIVMFSGIGPGSRVVESGTGTGSLTTALAHYVGETGQVTTYELRPEFQKNAIKNLQRSKLADRVEFKQGDIVATGIEERDVDAVVLDLAVPWLVVPHAYEALKPSGTLVSFSPTIDQVVKTTEAMRENNFVFIETVECLMRTMQVERGKTRPNTMMTGHTGYITHARKILKMPVAESQQEGIRDIEPELLPETPLEEFIGENVGVSEEESAATSV; encoded by the coding sequence TTGACCAGGACCATCTCCGAAGGCGACAACGTGCTAGTTTACCTTGACGCCCGAAGAACCTACATGATAAAAGTGAAATCCGGCGAAACCTTCCACACCCACAAAGGCTACATAAAACTGTCTGAGCTCATCGGCAAACCCTACGGGGAACCACTAAAAAGCAGCCTAGGCATCACATTCACCACGCTGGATCCTCAACTCACAGATTACATCATGAAATCCAGCCGCAACACCCAAATCATCTACCCCAAAGACGCTGCACTTATCGTCATGTTTAGCGGGATTGGACCAGGTAGCCGCGTTGTAGAGTCAGGCACAGGAACTGGTTCTCTAACTACGGCGTTGGCTCATTATGTTGGGGAAACTGGGCAAGTTACTACGTATGAGTTGCGTCCAGAGTTTCAGAAAAACGCGATTAAAAACCTTCAGCGCTCCAAACTTGCTGACCGTGTAGAGTTCAAGCAAGGCGACATTGTGGCTACAGGTATTGAGGAGCGGGATGTGGACGCGGTGGTTTTGGATTTGGCGGTTCCATGGCTGGTTGTTCCTCACGCTTATGAAGCGCTCAAGCCGTCTGGTACGCTTGTGAGTTTTAGTCCAACCATTGACCAAGTTGTGAAAACCACGGAGGCTATGCGTGAGAACAATTTTGTGTTTATAGAAACTGTGGAATGCTTGATGCGTACTATGCAGGTTGAACGTGGCAAAACCCGCCCCAACACCATGATGACTGGGCACACTGGTTACATTACGCACGCCCGAAAAATCCTTAAAATGCCCGTAGCTGAATCCCAACAGGAGGGTATTCGCGATATTGAGCCTGAGCTTTTGCCAGAGACACCGCTGGAAGAGTTTATTGGGGAAAATGTGGGAGTCAGCGAAGAAGAATCCGCTGCTACGTCCGTTTAA
- a CDS encoding DUF5752 family protein: protein MKEEQFKILKTMTQATSKMDLHVLSETVNLTPNQTIAEVQALADEGFMARVGHGYGVTEKGKNALKAHLPVPDENIFVFYNSLSQPTGFSAQTIIEFHNNIQQVNAESLEFHLNRQDFENWLRDVVKDAELAEELEKIRFAGLKGEQLRVKLLKALSIKYSIEP, encoded by the coding sequence GTGAAAGAGGAACAATTCAAAATTTTAAAAACCATGACCCAAGCAACAAGCAAAATGGATTTGCATGTGCTATCAGAAACCGTGAACTTGACGCCAAACCAAACCATTGCTGAAGTGCAAGCATTAGCCGATGAAGGTTTTATGGCTAGAGTTGGTCATGGATACGGCGTAACCGAAAAAGGAAAAAATGCTCTAAAAGCACATCTTCCAGTTCCAGACGAAAACATTTTTGTTTTCTACAACAGCCTTAGTCAACCCACAGGATTTAGCGCCCAAACCATAATCGAATTCCACAATAATATCCAGCAAGTCAACGCTGAATCCCTCGAGTTTCATTTGAACCGCCAAGATTTTGAAAATTGGCTACGAGACGTGGTAAAAGATGCTGAGTTGGCTGAGGAGCTTGAAAAAATCAGGTTTGCAGGCTTAAAGGGCGAGCAATTAAGGGTCAAACTGCTAAAGGCTCTTTCCATAAAATACTCCATAGAACCATAG